From the genome of Treponema sp. J25:
TGTTAAAGAAACAATCTTCAGAAACACCTACATTCTTGAAGTCAGAAAAAAAAACGTTATTTCTATATTTGTTATAATAATAATTGCCTAATAATTCATATTCTGAGAATGAAGAAATTTCGTTATTGTCCAGATTAGAAAGAATAGCTGAATACCAATTTAGTTTGGTTTCTGTGCTAATGTTTTCTTTTAGTTCAATTAAAATTTTCTTCTCAAGGAAGAAATGATGAGTTACAAAAGAGTGTGGGAAAAAAATGAAATTAGGAAAAATTCTGTTAATAAAATCAAGATACGGTTTATGCCTTTCGTTTTTAGAATAATTTATTCTTATTCTATTCTTGAATATAAACCGTTGTTTCCTTAAAAAAACGGTGTCAGAATCCAGTATCAATATGTATTCAGAATTACACACCGTATCCGCAGATAACTTGAGTAGTTGCTGGTATAGCCAACCAGCTCTGTTAATGTTTTTAGGACTATATGTTATATCTTCTTTTCTCAGAGGAATCATATCAGTTTCAGAAATAAATTGTATTTTGTTTGTTTTGCAAAAATCTATGATT
Proteins encoded in this window:
- a CDS encoding DUF6492 family protein, yielding MEKIDVFIPTIKKDFNILPYTVFSLKKINHNIDQIYIVSPEDNEIIDFCKTNKIQFISETDMIPLRKEDITYSPKNINRAGWLYQQLLKLSADTVCNSEYILILDSDTVFLRKQRFIFKNRIRINYSKNERHKPYLDFINRIFPNFIFFPHSFVTHHFFLEKKILIELKENISTETKLNWYSAILSNLDNNEISSFSEYELLGNYYYNKYRNNVFFSDFKNVGVSEDCFFNKKAKIKIFSLYYNSCSIHHYNS